Sequence from the Fibrobacter sp. genome:
ACCCCTACGCAGGTTTAGCAAACCTGTGCCTTAAGCCAGCTCGGCCACCCCTCCAGACAATCATTTCAAATTGGCTTTTTAATATAATTATTTCTGACGGAAGAAACAAGAAAACTATCTGGGAGAGGTCTGTTCATATTGACAAACGGCTTAGCATTATATAATTTTCAAAGTCTAGACCTCAGCTTTGCATGCTGCCGGGCACTCCTAAACTGTGCCGAAGTCTTTTTTATACAATTAATTGTGTTAAAGATGTATAATTACACTTCAGAGTGTGATTTGTTTCCGGTAAAAAGGTTGGGTCCGGAAACTAATTCTAACTCGCTCGAATCTGATTCTGGAAAGTATGCAGCTATCGATTGTCAATATGTCTCGCCGGAAAGCGGGGTTTTTCAGGAGACCTATGGAAAGTAATGATCTTAAAGAATCATTTTACCGCTATCTCCGGTATTTCCTTGCAAAGGATGATTCTACAGCTACCTCTCACGATAAATATATGGCTCTGGCTTATGCGGTCAGAAGCGAACTGGTTGATAGCTGGATTAGAACACAGAAAACCTACTTCGAAAAAAATGTCCGTCGCGTTTTTTATCTGTCAATGGAGTACGTTTTCGGAAAAAGTCTCCGCCAGAACATGCTGAATCTGGGTATTGAACAGCCGATGAATGCTGCTGTCCGGTCTCTTGGCATAACTCTTCAGGATATCTATGAGCAGGAAGACGATTTTGAACTGGGAAATTCAGGAAAAGGAAAAACCGCAGTTTGTTTCCTGGAATCTCTGGCAACGCTTGGAATCCCTGCCATGGGATATGGATTGAGGTACGATTATGCACAGTTCCAGCAGGATATAAAAAATGGTGTGCAGGTGGAGCGTCCCTACGATTGGCTCCACAGAGGACACCCCTGGGAGATTGTCAGACCGGAATACTCCTGTAATGTGGGTTTCGCTGGTGAGTGTCACCCCATCGATTCAGGTGTATCTTTAGGCCCTTACGAATGGAAAAACTCAGAACTGGTTCACGCGATTCCTTATGATGTGCCGATTTCCGGTTACCGTAATGATGTAGTGAATACCCTTCGCCTCTGGTCTGCCCGTGCTTCAGAAGAGTTCCTTCCTGACTATGCCAACCACAATGATTATGTCCGCGCATGTGAGGAGAAATCGCAGCTCGGACGCATTACTAAAGTACTGTTCCCTGAGGAGGATATTCGAAGAGCTACTGAATTGCGTATGAAACAGCAGTTCTTTTTTGTGAGTGCAGCACTTCAGGATATTATTCGTCGCCATAAGAGTTGCCAAAATGATATCCTCGATCTCGATAAAAAAGTCATTATTCAGTTAAATGGCAGCAGATGTGCGCTGGCAATCCCGGAGATGATGAGGATACTGGTTGATATTGAAAATGTGCCCTGGGATAAGGCCTGGAATATCACAAGAAACGTTTTTGCTTATACATCAAACGCTGTATTGAAAGATAATCTGGAAGCATGGCCGGTCTATAAAGTCGCTCAGGTGCTCCCTCGTCACATGCAGATAATTTTTGATCTCAACCAGATACACCTTGAGGAGATCCGCAGTACAATCAGCTCTGAACCCGATTTTATCCGCGATTTGTCTCTTATCGAAGAGGGAGAGGTAAAAAGAATAAAACTGGCGAACGTGGCTGTGGTGGGATCTTTTTCGGTAAACGGTGTTTCTCGCGAACAATCCGAAATCGTAAAGAAAAAACTTTTCCCGTCATACGTGAAATGTAATCCTGAAAAGTTTATAAATGCTACTACGGGCATTGCACACCGCAGATGGCTTGTGTGTACCAATTCTGAACTGTCAAATTTGATCACTTCCGCTATCGGTGAAAGGTGGATTAAGGATCCGCTGGAACTATTAAATCTTGAGAGCTATGTGGTTGATACCGAATTCCTTAAAGAGCTTGCATCAATCAAGGCTCAAGCCAAAGCCAGACTGGCAACAGCAATTGAGAAACAGACCAGCATTAATATCGACAATTCATTTTTGTTTGATATTCAAAGCGGGAAAATTCACACTTACAAGAGACAGGTTCTCCATATCCTCAATATTCTCCATCGCTACGAGCGTCTGAAGGCAGGGGAGAAGCCGGAATGCAGACGGGCCCACATTTTTTCGGGGAAAGCCTCTCCATCCGACTTCCTT
This genomic interval carries:
- a CDS encoding glycogen/starch/alpha-glucan phosphorylase; translation: MESNDLKESFYRYLRYFLAKDDSTATSHDKYMALAYAVRSELVDSWIRTQKTYFEKNVRRVFYLSMEYVFGKSLRQNMLNLGIEQPMNAAVRSLGITLQDIYEQEDDFELGNSGKGKTAVCFLESLATLGIPAMGYGLRYDYAQFQQDIKNGVQVERPYDWLHRGHPWEIVRPEYSCNVGFAGECHPIDSGVSLGPYEWKNSELVHAIPYDVPISGYRNDVVNTLRLWSARASEEFLPDYANHNDYVRACEEKSQLGRITKVLFPEEDIRRATELRMKQQFFFVSAALQDIIRRHKSCQNDILDLDKKVIIQLNGSRCALAIPEMMRILVDIENVPWDKAWNITRNVFAYTSNAVLKDNLEAWPVYKVAQVLPRHMQIIFDLNQIHLEEIRSTISSEPDFIRDLSLIEEGEVKRIKLANVAVVGSFSVNGVSREQSEIVKKKLFPSYVKCNPEKFINATTGIAHRRWLVCTNSELSNLITSAIGERWIKDPLELLNLESYVVDTEFLKELASIKAQAKARLATAIEKQTSINIDNSFLFDIQSGKIHTYKRQVLHILNILHRYERLKAGEKPECRRAHIFSGKASPSDFLAKQIIHLINVTADLINTDSDASEFIKVVFVPNFGVSWAEAMVPAADLSEQLSTASFEAAGTFNMKYAFNGALTIASKSGTNLELLEKVGAENIFMFGKCADEICNMHDYRPYDLLCSDERLKNIFGLIEGLLPNIPDGSAIYPLLSSLRDSDRYFVLTDFDDYVKKQFEIDKEYTNTLEWFRKCLMNIARVGYFSSDRAVMEYTHNIWKVPLL